The Streptomyces sp. 11x1 genomic sequence CGTCCAGCACCGGCGCGGTCCAGTACCCGCCGACCTGCCGCGCGGCCCGCACCTCCTGCCGGAACCGCGCCCGGAACTCCTCCTGCTCCGCCAGCTCCTGCCGGACCAGCTTGACGGCGACGGTACGGCCGCGCTCGGACCGGGCCAGGTACACGTTCCCCATGCCGCCGGCCCCCAGCCGGGCGAGCAGCCGGTACGCCCCGATCCGCTGCGGATCTCCGGGCCCGAGCTTCTCCATGGCCACCGTCCCCCTGATTCCCCGTGCCGCCCCCGCCGCGTCCGTGGACGCGTGCACGTATCCGTGTCTCCGTGCATCCGTGTGCATGTACGTACGGGTACGTCGCCTACGTCGGCAACCTCATCAACGTCGTCTACGTCGCGTACGTGTGCAACGGACCGATCGTAGTGCGGCCGTGCGGGGAGGCGGATGGGGCGGTGTCTACGGTTCCGTAACAGCGTCCGGTGGCGCCGCGAGGTCGTCCAGGACGGCCGACAGCCGTTCCAGCGCCCGCACGGTCGCCGCGAACTCCTCCTCCCCCAGCGCCCGGGCGAGACGGGCGGCCAGGGCCGCGTGGCCCGGGTCGATCCGCTCGATCGCCGCGCGGCCGGCGGGCGTCGGCGTGAGGAGCTTGGCGCGACGGTGGGCCGGGTTCGGCAGGTACACGGCAAGCCCCCGGTCGACGAGGAGATCGGCGACCCGCTGGACGCTCTGCCGGGTGATGCCCATGGCCCGGGCGACCCCGGCGACCGGCAACGGCTCGGGCAGCACCGCGCCGAGCACCTGCCACCAGGCGGCCGTGAGCCCGGCTGGGCTCGCCAACTCGTCGGCCACGGAGAGGAACTGGCCGTTGAGGCGGAAGACGCCGAGGGCGGCGCGGCTGAGGAGGTCCTGCTGCTCGCGGCTCACCGGGCCGCCGCCTCCAGCACGGCGTACGCCTCCGCGTCGGAGTCGTGGAAGAGGCGGTACCAGGCGTCGAGGACCTCGCCCTCATAGACGCCGAGGAGACGGAGGACCTCGCGGGCGAAGGCGACGGGTTCGGTGGGGCCGGCGGTGACGAGCAGCCCGGAGCCGTCGGTGACGGCGTCCGCGTCGACGTACCGCTCACCGCCGCCGTACCCGGTGGCCGCGAGGTAGAAGGGGGCCGCGCTGGTGTGGTCCCGGTCGTCCAGCAGCCCTTCGCGGGCGAGACCGGCGGTCGCGCCGCAGATCGCGGCGACGGGTACGCCGGCCGCGAGGAACTCCCGCGCCTTCCGGGCGAACGGGGCGAGCGTGTCCCCCGTGTCCCACAGGTCCGCGCCGGTGAGGACGAGCAGGGAGCTGTCCTCGGGCCGCAGCCCTTCCAGTGCCGAGTCGGGCTGGATCCTCACCCCCGCGATCGTCCGCACGGCGTCGGCCCCCTCCCCGACCGTCCGGACCTCGTACCCGCCCCGAGCGAGCCAGGCGGTGGTGTGCCCCGTCTCCCAGTCGGCGTAGGTGTCGTACACGGCGAGATGAACGGGCTTCCGATTCGTCATGACAGCATGCTGACATAGTGACAGTGGGCTGTCAATTGGGAGCGGGGGGCGGTCGCTCGACTGCGGCCGAGTGGGGCTTCTCGCGCAGTTCCCCGCGCCCCTAAAAGCAACGGCCCCTGCGGGCCTTGCGAGGACGGGACGGGCAGAGGCGGCGGGGGCGACACACTGTCGCGCTCACCGAGCCGCACGCAGACACAAAGCCGATGTCCCCCACCCACCACCCACCCCTAGCCTCACCCCATGACCCCTCGCCCCAACCCCCAGGCCGGCGCCCAGGTGAAGGCCACGGACCGCGCGCACGTCTTCCACTCCTGGTCCGCACAGGAACTCATCGACCCCCTCCCCATCGCCGGCGCGGAGGGCTCCTACTTCTGGGACTACGACGGCAACCGCTACCTCGACTTCACCAGCGGCCTCGTCTACACGAACATCGGCTACCAGCACCCCAAGGTCGTCGCGGCCATCCAGCAGCAGGCCGCCACGATGACGACCTTCGCCCCGGCGTTCGCGGTCGAGGCCCGCTCCGAGGCCGCCCGGCTCATCGCGGAACGCACCCCCGGCGACCTGGACAAGATCTTCTTCACCAACGGCGGCGCCGACGCGGTCGAGCACGCCACCCGCATGGCCCGCCTGCACACCGGCCGCCCCAAGGTCCTCGCCGCGTACCGCTCGTACCACGGCGGCACCCAGCAGGCCGTGAACCTCACGGGCGATCCCCGCCGCTGGGCCTCCGACACCGGCACGGCGGGCGTCGTGCACTTCTGGGCGCCGTTCCTCTACCGCACCCGTTTCCACGCGGAGACGGAGGAGCAGGAGTGCGCCCGCGCGCTGGAGCACCTGGAGACGACGATCGTCTTCGAGGGGCCGTCGACGATCGCCGCGATCATCCTGGAGACCGTCCCGGGCACCGCCGGGATCATGGTCCCGCCGCCGGGCTATCTGGCCGGGGTCAGGGAGCTGTGCGACAAGTACGGGATCGTGTTCGTCCTCGACGAGGTCATGGCGGGCTTCGGGCGGACCGGCACCTGGTTCGCGGCGGACCTCTTCGACGTCGTGCCCGACCTGATGACCTTCGCCAAGGGCGTGAATTCCGGCTACGTCCCCCTCGGCGGGGTCGCCATCTCCCCCGCGATCGCCGAGACCTTCGCCCGCCGCCCCTACCCCGGCGGTCTCACGTACTCCGGCCACCCGCTGGCCTGCGCCGCCGCCGTCGCGACGATCGGCGTGATGGAGGAGGAGGGCGTCGTCACCAACGCCGCCGCCCTCGGCGCCACCCTCGTCGGGCCCGCCCTCCACGAACTGGCCGACCGTCACCCCTCCGTGGGCGAGGTGCGCGGCACCGGCATGTTCTGGGCGCTGGAGCTGGTGCGGAACAAGGAGACCCGCGAGCCCCTCGTCCCCTACAACGCGACCGGTGAGGCGAACGCCCCCATGCTGGCCTTCGGCGCGGCCGCCAAGGCGGGCGGCCTGTGGCCCTTCATCAACATGAACCGCACCCACGTCGTGCCCCCGTGCACCATCACCGAGGCCGAGGCCAAGGAGGGGCTGGCCGCCCTGGACGCGGCGCTGTCCGTGGCGGACGAGTACACCGCGTGACGCCGTGACAGGCGGCGGTGCCGAGCGGAAGGGCTGAAACTTCTCCCGCGAACCCGAACGCGTAAGGTGACGTGCTCGTAAGAGAAATCGGAAGAGAACTCGGAAGAGAACTCGTAAGAGAGCTCGGAGAGCACGCACAGGACGCGTACGCGTACGCGGATGGGGGACCCAGACCACGATGCCCGGCACCGGCGGCGGCACTGGCGCCGTGACCCGCAGCACCCTGCGGCAGCAGCTCGCGGACGCGCTCCGTGACGAGGTGCTGGCCGGCAGACTCAAGCCCGGGCAGGAGTTCACCGTCAAGGAGATCGCCGAGCAGTACGGTGTCTCGGCGACGCCCGTGCGCGAGGCGCTGGTGGATCTGTCCGCGCAGGGGCTGCTGGACGCCGTGCAGCACCGTGGCTTCGAGGTCCGCGCGTACTCGGTGGCCGACTACCGGAACATGGTCGAGGCCCGCATCCTGATCGCCGACGGCATGTTCCGGCGGCTCGGCGACCGCAAGGTCGACCCGCGTACGGCGGCCGCGCTCGCCGGGATCCGACGGCGCGGCGAGGAGGCGCGGCGGGCCGCGACCGCCGGGGACCTGGACATCCTCATCGGCTACGACCTGCGGTTCTGGCGTGAGTTGAGCGCCCTGTTCGGCAACCCGTACCTCACCGACTTCCTGCACCGGCTGCGCGTGCAGTCCTGGGTGTGCGCGGTGCAGTACCTGCGGCAGGGCAGCCACGGGACGGACGACCTCAAGGGCCGGCTGTGGGCCGACCACACCGATCTCGTCGACGCCCTCAGCCGCCGGGACGCGCAGAGCGCGCAGGAGATCATCGCCGGTTACGACGAGCAGTCCCTGACGCTTGTGGAACGACTGGCGGACGGATGAGCCCGACCCCGAAGACGGGCGGCGGGCAGCTGAGCGTCGACCTCTCCGTGGTCGTCCCCGCCTACAACGAGCAGGACCGTCTCGCCCCCACGCTCGACGCGATCATCGGTCATCTCTCGGCCACCGAGGCCGCCGCCCGCTGGGAGATCATCGTCGTCGACGACGGGTCGACCGACGCGACGGCCGAGGTCGTGGCCGCCGTCACCGCCCGCGACGCACGGGTGCAGCTGGTCTCCGGCGGGCCCCGCAACCGGGGCAAGGGGCATGCCCTGCGGCTCGGTGTCCTCGCCTCGCACGGCCGTCGGGTGCTGCTCACGGACGCCGATCTCTCCGCGCCCATCGACGAGTTGGAGCGGCTCGACAAGGCGCTCTCCGACGGCCACACCGCGGCGATAGGCTCGCGCGAGGCGCCCGGCGCCAGCATCGAGCGCCACCAGCACCGGCTGCGCGAGACGCTCGGCCGGGCCGGCAACTTCCTGATACGCGGCGTCGCGGTGCCCGGCATCCGAGACACCCAGTGCGGCTTCAAGCTGTTCGACGGCGACCATGCCCGCGAGGCCTTCGCCGCCTCCCGACTCGACGGGTTCGGGATCGACGTGGAGATCCTGCGGTACTTCCACCGCAACGGCTGGCCCGTCGCCGAGGTCCCCGTCCGCTGGTCCCACCAGCCCGGTTCGAAGATCCGCCCGAGCGACTACGCCCGGGTCCTCGGCGAACTCGCCGCCCTGCGGGCCCGTTCCGTCCGCCGGGCCGACGTCCTCGCGGTCCTGGGCCTCCTGCTGCTGGCGGTGACCCTCTACATCGGCCGCTGGATCGATCCGAACGGCCGCTACCTCCCCGACTCCCTCCAGGACCAGAACCAGTGGGAGTGGTTCTTCGCCGTCACGGCCGACAACCTCGTCCACTTCCGCAACCCGCTGTTCACCACCTTCCAGGGCTTCCCCGACGGCGTGAACCTGATGGCCAACACCGTCATGCTCGGCCTGTCGGTGCCCTTCGCGCCCGTCACGCTCCTCCTCGGCCCGGCGGTCTCGCTCGCCCTGGTCATGACCCTGGGCCTCGCCGCCACGGCAGCCGCCTGGTACTGGCTGATCGTCAAACGGGTCGTACGGCACCGGGGCGCGGCCTTCGCCGGAGCGTCCCTCGCCGCGTTCGCGCCGCCGATGGTCAGCCACGCCAACGCGCACCCGAACTTCGTCGTCCTGTTCATGCTCCCGCTGATCGTCGACCGGGCGCTGCGCCTGTGCACGGGCGCCCGGACCCGGCGGGACGGGATCGTCCTCGGCCTGATGGCGGCCTACCAGGTGTTCCTCGGCGAGGAGCCCCTCCTCCTCGCCGCGATGGGCATGCTGCTGTTCGCCGTCGCGTACGGCCTGGTGCGCCGGGACGTGGCCCGCGCGTCCTGGCGCCCGCTGCTGACGGGCCTCGGCATCGCGGTCGTCGTGGCCCTCCCCCTGGTCACCTTCCCGCTCTCCTGGCAGTTCTTCGGCCCGCAGAGCTACGGCAACATCGCGCACGGCGCGAACTCCGGCAACAGCCCGCTCGCGCTCCTCTCCTTCGCCGAACGCTCCCTCCTCGCGGGCGACCGCGACCGCGCGGACGCGCTCTCCCTCAACATCACCGAACAGAACGCCTTCTACGGCTGGCCCCTGGTCCTGCTGGCCCTCGGCATCGTCGTACGGCTGTGGGAACGCCCCCTGGTGAAGGCGCTGGCCGCCACCGCCTTCGCCGCCGCCGTGCTCTCCCTCGGCCCCGAGTTCCGCCTGCCGCAGACGGACCTCGTCCTGCCCGGCCCATGGGCGCTGCTGGCGGAAAAGCCGCTCTTCGAGTCGGTCGTCGAGGGCCGGGTGGCGATGATCTGCGCCCCGGTGCTGGGCATGCTGCTGGCGATCGCCTGCGAACGGCTGGCGGCGGCCCCCTCCCTCGGCACCCGCTACGTCGGCTTCCTGGCCGTCACCCTCGCCCTGCTGCCGATCGTCCCGGCCCCCCTGAAGTCCGTGGACCGCGCCGAGGTCCCGGCGTTCTTCGCGGACGGCACGTGGCGGTCGTACGTCGACGTCTCGGCCGGCGAGACCCTGGTGCCGGTGCCGCTGCCGGACCCGGGCAACGCGGAGGCGCTGCACTGGCAGACCACGGCGGGCTTCGGGTTCCGGATGCCCGGCGGCTACTTCAACGGCCCGTTCGGCGAGGACCGGGTCGGCATCTACGGCGCCGTCCCCCGCCACACCTCCAACCTGCTGCGTGACATCCGCTACACCGGCAAGGTCCCGGTGATCGGGGAGAACTGGCAGGCGCAGGCCCGCAGGGACTTCGCGTACTGGCACGCGGGTGCGCTGGTCCTGCGCCCGCAGCCGTACGACGCGCAGTTGCGGGAGGCCGTGGACAAGCTGATCGGCCGACCCGGGAGGTGGGTGGCCGGAGTGTGGGTATGGGACCTGCACCAAGGGGACTGAAGGCGCGTGCAGCGACTACGCTTCCCTGACCACTGTGTGCCGTACGCGAACGTATCCCTACCGTGCGTGTGCGGCCGGATGACCGAGGAGTTCTCTTTTGGCCTGTGACCTCTGGTTGGTCCCGCTCGTCGACGTGCTGTGCCACACGCCCGACAACCCCTTCGCCGAGGAACTCGCGCTCTACAACAAGCTGCTGGGCGAGGCCGGTCTGCCACCGGTCCCGGTGTACCAGTACATGCCGGGGCTGACCGGGGAGGTCGCCCCCGTCGCGGGTTTCGACTACGACGCGCTGCATTTCCTGCGTCGCGCCTACCTCTTGCAGGTGTGCGGACTCGCGGTGACCCCGGTGGACGCGCTGGGCGGGGACTACGAGCAGCTCCTGGAGATGTTCG encodes the following:
- a CDS encoding MarR family transcriptional regulator translates to MSREQQDLLSRAALGVFRLNGQFLSVADELASPAGLTAAWWQVLGAVLPEPLPVAGVARAMGITRQSVQRVADLLVDRGLAVYLPNPAHRRAKLLTPTPAGRAAIERIDPGHAALAARLARALGEEEFAATVRALERLSAVLDDLAAPPDAVTEP
- a CDS encoding DJ-1/PfpI family protein is translated as MTNRKPVHLAVYDTYADWETGHTTAWLARGGYEVRTVGEGADAVRTIAGVRIQPDSALEGLRPEDSSLLVLTGADLWDTGDTLAPFARKAREFLAAGVPVAAICGATAGLAREGLLDDRDHTSAAPFYLAATGYGGGERYVDADAVTDGSGLLVTAGPTEPVAFAREVLRLLGVYEGEVLDAWYRLFHDSDAEAYAVLEAAAR
- a CDS encoding aspartate aminotransferase family protein, which encodes MTPRPNPQAGAQVKATDRAHVFHSWSAQELIDPLPIAGAEGSYFWDYDGNRYLDFTSGLVYTNIGYQHPKVVAAIQQQAATMTTFAPAFAVEARSEAARLIAERTPGDLDKIFFTNGGADAVEHATRMARLHTGRPKVLAAYRSYHGGTQQAVNLTGDPRRWASDTGTAGVVHFWAPFLYRTRFHAETEEQECARALEHLETTIVFEGPSTIAAIILETVPGTAGIMVPPPGYLAGVRELCDKYGIVFVLDEVMAGFGRTGTWFAADLFDVVPDLMTFAKGVNSGYVPLGGVAISPAIAETFARRPYPGGLTYSGHPLACAAAVATIGVMEEEGVVTNAAALGATLVGPALHELADRHPSVGEVRGTGMFWALELVRNKETREPLVPYNATGEANAPMLAFGAAAKAGGLWPFINMNRTHVVPPCTITEAEAKEGLAALDAALSVADEYTA
- a CDS encoding GntR family transcriptional regulator, producing the protein MPGTGGGTGAVTRSTLRQQLADALRDEVLAGRLKPGQEFTVKEIAEQYGVSATPVREALVDLSAQGLLDAVQHRGFEVRAYSVADYRNMVEARILIADGMFRRLGDRKVDPRTAAALAGIRRRGEEARRAATAGDLDILIGYDLRFWRELSALFGNPYLTDFLHRLRVQSWVCAVQYLRQGSHGTDDLKGRLWADHTDLVDALSRRDAQSAQEIIAGYDEQSLTLVERLADG
- a CDS encoding glycosyltransferase family 2 protein, which translates into the protein MSPTPKTGGGQLSVDLSVVVPAYNEQDRLAPTLDAIIGHLSATEAAARWEIIVVDDGSTDATAEVVAAVTARDARVQLVSGGPRNRGKGHALRLGVLASHGRRVLLTDADLSAPIDELERLDKALSDGHTAAIGSREAPGASIERHQHRLRETLGRAGNFLIRGVAVPGIRDTQCGFKLFDGDHAREAFAASRLDGFGIDVEILRYFHRNGWPVAEVPVRWSHQPGSKIRPSDYARVLGELAALRARSVRRADVLAVLGLLLLAVTLYIGRWIDPNGRYLPDSLQDQNQWEWFFAVTADNLVHFRNPLFTTFQGFPDGVNLMANTVMLGLSVPFAPVTLLLGPAVSLALVMTLGLAATAAAWYWLIVKRVVRHRGAAFAGASLAAFAPPMVSHANAHPNFVVLFMLPLIVDRALRLCTGARTRRDGIVLGLMAAYQVFLGEEPLLLAAMGMLLFAVAYGLVRRDVARASWRPLLTGLGIAVVVALPLVTFPLSWQFFGPQSYGNIAHGANSGNSPLALLSFAERSLLAGDRDRADALSLNITEQNAFYGWPLVLLALGIVVRLWERPLVKALAATAFAAAVLSLGPEFRLPQTDLVLPGPWALLAEKPLFESVVEGRVAMICAPVLGMLLAIACERLAAAPSLGTRYVGFLAVTLALLPIVPAPLKSVDRAEVPAFFADGTWRSYVDVSAGETLVPVPLPDPGNAEALHWQTTAGFGFRMPGGYFNGPFGEDRVGIYGAVPRHTSNLLRDIRYTGKVPVIGENWQAQARRDFAYWHAGALVLRPQPYDAQLREAVDKLIGRPGRWVAGVWVWDLHQGD